The following are from one region of the Salicibibacter kimchii genome:
- a CDS encoding DUF2243 domain-containing protein yields MKGDHLTGLPQKGYVSRNLWTGILFGIGLAAFLDEVIFHQLLGWHFFYDRSTTRIGIISDGFFHAFSWVATVGSLFIVADLRRRNAWWPTRWIGGALVGLGGFNLYDGIVQHKIMGIHQVRYDTDNLLIYDIGWNLTAIIILTVGIIVLLQTRKRVKGRIG; encoded by the coding sequence ATGAAGGGTGATCATCTTACCGGCTTACCGCAAAAGGGGTATGTAAGCCGCAATCTATGGACAGGCATTCTTTTCGGCATAGGACTTGCTGCCTTCTTAGATGAAGTGATTTTTCATCAGCTTCTGGGGTGGCATTTTTTTTATGATCGATCTACAACCCGAATCGGAATTATATCTGACGGGTTTTTCCATGCCTTCAGCTGGGTTGCTACTGTAGGATCATTGTTCATAGTTGCTGATCTTAGACGCAGAAATGCATGGTGGCCAACTAGATGGATTGGTGGAGCTTTGGTCGGCTTGGGAGGATTCAATCTTTACGACGGTATTGTCCAGCATAAAATCATGGGGATACATCAAGTGCGGTATGACACCGATAACTTGCTAATTTATGACATCGGGTGGAATCTGACTGCTATTATTATTTTAACTGTCGGGATCATTGTGTTGCTTCAAACAAGAAAAAGAGTGAAAGGAAGGATTGGCTGA
- a CDS encoding small multi-drug export protein translates to MEFLYSYLILFLVAMIPFMEMPVAAPLAVFIGLPIVPVIIIAFAGNFLSLLITIWFIYGIKGVAERRRARKEGDQGFISKRRTRAKRIWGKYSMPGLAIIGMFFVGGHITALAACSFTGNRFSVTLWMAISMEEPSVSLPTSAMIL, encoded by the coding sequence ATGGAATTTTTATACTCTTATTTGATATTATTTTTAGTTGCGATGATCCCATTTATGGAAATGCCGGTTGCCGCACCATTGGCTGTTTTTATCGGTTTGCCAATCGTTCCGGTTATTATCATTGCATTTGCCGGAAACTTTCTAAGTCTCCTGATCACAATATGGTTTATTTACGGGATAAAAGGCGTAGCTGAACGTAGAAGAGCCCGTAAAGAAGGTGACCAAGGTTTTATTTCCAAGCGAAGAACTCGGGCCAAACGCATATGGGGGAAATACAGCATGCCGGGTTTGGCGATCATTGGCATGTTTTTTGTTGGAGGTCACATCACTGCACTTGCCGCTTGTTCTTTCACAGGGAATCGGTTCAGTGTCACATTATGGATGGCAATCAGCATGGAGGAGCCCTCGGTATCGCTGCCTACTTCGGCTATGATTTTGTAA
- a CDS encoding CPBP family intramembrane glutamic endopeptidase: MKNWFVLLLGAWATATIGIFLAVIAGDISEEQFRITGDGRQIIQATVMSVIIIPIILFLYRRLHKLTGKPNKPAYSFKRSHHFFTGFFLATVLAVISLFTASMIGWIDINQWHAPQYWISALLINMLIAFFYEALPEELALRGFVYDVLKHRFAVWLSIFAQSLVFVFFAFGHHILQVIVGMEPIEIILLSIPSYVLFFVFGIALALIREWTGSLWAAVGFHLGYLVMARFLIMPEEYGAPPIVSYQDTFMYLVGALFMITGIMLGGILLFLLFLLIKRLLRSR, encoded by the coding sequence ATGAAAAATTGGTTCGTACTTTTACTTGGCGCATGGGCGACAGCAACAATCGGTATATTTCTGGCAGTCATTGCGGGTGATATTTCTGAAGAACAATTCCGTATCACCGGAGACGGAAGACAAATCATCCAAGCAACTGTTATGAGCGTCATTATAATACCAATCATTTTATTTTTGTATCGACGGTTACATAAGCTCACTGGAAAACCAAATAAACCCGCGTATTCCTTTAAACGATCCCACCACTTTTTTACAGGTTTTTTTCTCGCAACGGTGTTGGCTGTTATTTCTCTATTCACTGCCAGTATGATCGGATGGATTGATATCAATCAGTGGCATGCTCCACAGTACTGGATTAGCGCACTCCTCATAAACATGCTAATCGCATTTTTTTACGAAGCATTGCCTGAAGAACTTGCTTTGCGTGGCTTTGTTTATGATGTACTGAAGCATCGTTTCGCCGTCTGGTTGTCTATATTCGCACAATCACTCGTCTTTGTTTTTTTCGCTTTTGGTCATCACATTTTGCAAGTGATTGTCGGAATGGAGCCAATTGAGATTATTCTCCTTAGCATTCCAAGCTATGTTCTATTTTTTGTCTTCGGTATTGCTCTGGCATTAATTCGTGAATGGACGGGAAGTTTATGGGCCGCCGTTGGTTTTCATTTAGGGTACTTAGTAATGGCTCGCTTTTTAATCATGCCGGAAGAATACGGTGCACCACCGATCGTAAGTTATCAAGACACCTTTATGTACCTAGTCGGAGCTCTTTTCATGATTACGGGTATTATGCTGGGCGGTATACTGCTATTTCTTCTATTTCTCTTGATCAAGCGATTATTAAGATCAAGGTGA
- a CDS encoding cytochrome c oxidase assembly protein translates to MQNHHPSVFVEWVLVFPFLAALIVYTGSFFISRKKGRKWPAFRTIFWFAGVFLCLISVAGPIAHMAQVDFRIHMAGHLFLGMLGPLLMALGAPVKLLLRSLSIQRARSLTRILRSRVLGFLSNPAVTAALNIGGLCVLYTTDLFRVMHESPLLHVVIHLHIFLAGYLFTVSLIYVEPISHRTSYLYRSIILVFALTAHGILSKYIYARPPESVSADEAEAGGMLMYYGGDAVDLMIIIILCYHWYRATTPKETGNDNGVLV, encoded by the coding sequence ATGCAAAATCATCACCCGTCTGTATTTGTTGAATGGGTGCTTGTCTTTCCTTTTCTGGCCGCTCTTATTGTTTACACCGGGTCTTTTTTTATTTCGAGAAAAAAAGGCAGGAAGTGGCCGGCGTTCCGCACAATTTTTTGGTTTGCGGGCGTCTTTCTCTGTCTGATTTCCGTTGCCGGTCCAATAGCACATATGGCTCAGGTAGACTTCCGGATACATATGGCAGGGCACCTCTTTCTTGGCATGCTTGGTCCGCTGCTGATGGCACTTGGTGCTCCGGTGAAACTGTTGCTCCGCTCCCTTTCTATTCAGCGGGCGAGAAGTTTGACCAGGATTCTGCGCAGCCGGGTACTCGGTTTTTTAAGTAATCCTGCTGTAACGGCGGCCTTGAATATTGGTGGTCTGTGTGTGCTTTATACAACAGATTTATTTAGGGTGATGCATGAGAGCCCACTTCTGCATGTCGTCATCCACCTTCATATTTTCCTGGCAGGATATTTGTTTACCGTATCGCTCATTTATGTTGAACCGATTTCGCACCGAACCAGCTATCTATACCGCAGTATTATTTTAGTGTTCGCGCTCACAGCCCACGGCATTCTATCGAAATATATTTATGCACGCCCCCCGGAGAGTGTTTCCGCGGATGAAGCAGAAGCGGGTGGTATGCTGATGTATTATGGCGGGGATGCCGTCGATCTGATGATTATCATTATCCTATGTTATCACTGGTACCGTGCCACTACCCCTAAGGAAACGGGGAATGACAACGGGGTTTTGGTTTAA
- a CDS encoding Rpn family recombination-promoting nuclease/putative transposase — MTNTMPVAVQEEPAPYLDHDGLWKKVITDLFEPFLLFFVPDLYEQLDWNKQPDSLEQELKRTFPEKKGTKYTDKLMKVHLKDGKEQWVLVHVEIQGSKEDDFPERMFQYFYRIFDKYKQKIYAIALLTDADQSFQPTSYEYHFHGTTLTYAYNTYKIRAQDEEALLKSNNPFALVVLAGKYMLKSENNADDRYQFKRQLFELILHNKNYSQAYTQSLLSFVDYLLTVPEELSQKLQEEFNPIAEEEVSLMHNTSFPDPPTLKPLFDKLRKEREEGRMEGREEGIEASKRKIAEVMLNNGYSDEEIIKMTSITENELNGIKNKI, encoded by the coding sequence ATGACAAATACGATGCCTGTAGCTGTTCAAGAAGAACCCGCCCCGTATTTAGACCATGACGGCCTTTGGAAAAAAGTGATCACCGATCTGTTCGAACCTTTCCTGTTATTTTTCGTGCCCGATCTCTACGAGCAATTGGATTGGAACAAACAGCCAGACTCACTAGAACAGGAACTAAAACGCACCTTTCCGGAGAAAAAAGGGACAAAGTATACGGACAAACTCATGAAAGTTCATCTGAAAGACGGGAAAGAACAGTGGGTTCTTGTTCATGTTGAGATACAAGGGTCCAAAGAAGATGATTTCCCCGAGCGTATGTTTCAATATTTCTACCGTATTTTTGATAAGTACAAACAAAAAATCTATGCAATTGCCCTCCTTACCGATGCCGACCAATCGTTCCAACCCACATCTTACGAATATCACTTTCATGGAACTACCCTAACCTATGCTTACAATACCTATAAAATAAGGGCTCAGGATGAAGAAGCGTTGCTAAAGTCAAACAATCCTTTTGCACTCGTCGTATTAGCCGGTAAATACATGTTGAAAAGCGAAAATAATGCCGATGATCGCTATCAGTTTAAACGACAGTTGTTCGAGTTGATACTCCATAACAAAAACTATTCACAGGCGTACACCCAATCATTATTATCATTTGTCGATTATTTATTAACCGTTCCGGAAGAACTGAGCCAAAAGCTACAAGAAGAATTTAATCCTATAGCAGAGGAGGAGGTGAGTCTCATGCATAATACCTCGTTTCCCGATCCCCCAACATTAAAACCGTTATTTGACAAGCTGAGAAAAGAAAGGGAGGAAGGCAGAATGGAAGGCCGAGAAGAAGGCATAGAGGCAAGCAAGCGGAAAATTGCTGAAGTTATGCTTAATAACGGCTATTCAGATGAAGAAATTATTAAAATGACGAGCATCACTGAAAATGAATTGAACGGTATAAAGAATAAGATTTAA
- a CDS encoding LytTR family transcriptional regulator DNA-binding domain-containing protein has product MSLKIQTSAVISGNNIQLPDIDLAVERGEPVSIQGDIDWLESFHSVFLQSSPFFSTQTINHDSKNRFVFLQSDGLYIRLTPRQLIRFWKKLYGQSIEEEDMLNICDLSHVANKRIKRLTAMEQRRLHYARCLIMPSEVCLFDQPILHADRQTKHTFYNLLDHLTDRFVLLTTTSLEEAVQLGRPYRLSERGLNAINNSDDHSAAVHIEPEATPIKIEKITAKVEDKYILFDPLEIDYVESHDGQSWLYVNSETFASPMPLKELEQRLRPFGFFRCHRSYIVNLQRVREVIIWSKNSYSLSLDDRHKSSVPLSKGKYTTLKEMLRM; this is encoded by the coding sequence ATGTCGTTGAAAATACAAACTTCTGCTGTTATAAGTGGCAATAATATTCAACTGCCGGACATTGACCTTGCTGTTGAACGAGGCGAGCCTGTATCCATTCAAGGTGATATCGATTGGCTCGAATCATTCCATTCCGTATTCCTTCAGTCATCACCCTTCTTTTCAACACAAACCATCAACCATGATTCAAAAAATCGATTTGTCTTTCTCCAATCGGATGGTTTGTATATTCGGCTAACACCGAGACAGCTGATTCGCTTTTGGAAAAAACTATACGGTCAATCAATTGAGGAAGAAGACATGTTGAACATTTGCGACCTTTCTCATGTTGCCAATAAACGAATTAAGCGCTTGACCGCTATGGAACAACGACGCTTGCATTATGCACGCTGTTTAATCATGCCAAGTGAGGTTTGTCTGTTTGACCAGCCTATCCTTCATGCAGATCGCCAAACAAAACATACTTTTTATAATTTGTTGGACCATTTGACCGACCGGTTTGTGCTCCTTACCACCACTTCATTGGAAGAAGCCGTCCAACTCGGCAGACCATATCGCTTGAGTGAACGCGGCTTAAACGCAATAAATAATAGTGATGACCACTCAGCTGCTGTTCACATAGAGCCAGAAGCAACGCCAATTAAAATCGAGAAAATTACCGCTAAAGTTGAAGACAAATATATTTTATTTGACCCGTTGGAAATCGATTATGTAGAAAGCCATGATGGGCAATCGTGGCTATATGTCAATAGTGAAACCTTTGCCTCACCGATGCCGCTAAAAGAACTGGAACAACGGTTACGTCCATTCGGTTTCTTTCGTTGCCACCGGTCATACATTGTCAATTTGCAACGCGTGCGGGAAGTTATCATTTGGAGCAAAAACAGTTACAGCTTAAGCCTTGACGACAGACATAAAAGCTCCGTCCCGCTGTCAAAAGGAAAATACACCACTTTAAAAGAAATGCTGCGTATGTAG
- a CDS encoding PLP-dependent aminotransferase family protein gives MFEVTVDLNAKSNTPLYLQIFQYFKQEIQSGRIEDGTKLPSKRKLAQHLDVSQLTVESAYDQLKAEGYIQSKPRKGLFVQKVEYDILPNQNAPQFHTTESSQISEQIKYDFHHGKIDLNYFPHKTWRKISIDCLSDKQHLLNGDPQGEFNLRKEISMYLFQSRGVRCSPDQIVIGAGTQYLVGILCMLMNKKSVVAVEDPGFHRTKHALKNHGIPIEPIPLDEEGIDIKRLKKSSANIAYVTPSHQFPTGVVMPISRRLELLKWAEKTGGYIIEDDYDGEFRYKGKPIPSLQGIDSSGNVIYFGTFSKSLIPSARISYMILPEELMNKYHQTLSMNKQTVPRLYQDILF, from the coding sequence ATGTTTGAAGTCACCGTTGATTTAAACGCTAAAAGTAATACCCCTTTGTATCTCCAAATTTTTCAGTATTTTAAGCAAGAAATTCAATCAGGTAGGATAGAGGATGGAACAAAGCTCCCTTCAAAGCGAAAACTTGCTCAGCACCTGGACGTTAGCCAACTTACCGTTGAGTCTGCATATGATCAGCTGAAAGCAGAAGGATATATTCAAAGCAAACCTAGAAAGGGGTTATTTGTACAAAAAGTGGAGTACGATATACTCCCTAACCAAAATGCGCCACAGTTTCATACAACGGAATCATCACAAATATCAGAGCAAATAAAGTATGACTTTCATCATGGAAAAATTGATTTGAATTATTTTCCGCACAAAACGTGGCGTAAAATCAGTATCGATTGCTTAAGTGATAAGCAACATTTATTAAACGGTGACCCTCAAGGAGAATTTAATTTACGCAAAGAGATTTCTATGTATCTTTTTCAATCCCGAGGGGTTCGATGTTCCCCTGATCAAATTGTGATTGGGGCAGGCACACAATATTTAGTTGGTATTCTTTGTATGCTTATGAATAAGAAGTCCGTTGTAGCAGTCGAAGATCCAGGTTTCCATAGGACGAAACATGCTTTGAAAAACCACGGCATTCCTATTGAACCAATCCCTCTGGATGAAGAAGGGATCGACATAAAACGGCTAAAGAAAAGCTCTGCAAATATTGCTTATGTTACGCCTTCCCACCAATTTCCTACCGGGGTTGTTATGCCGATCTCACGAAGGTTGGAGCTCCTTAAATGGGCAGAAAAAACAGGAGGATATATCATCGAGGATGATTATGACGGAGAGTTTAGGTATAAAGGAAAACCGATTCCAAGCTTACAGGGGATTGACTCATCAGGAAATGTTATTTACTTTGGAACATTTTCCAAATCATTGATTCCCTCTGCTCGCATAAGCTACATGATCTTACCTGAGGAACTGATGAATAAATACCATCAAACGTTGTCGATGAATAAACAAACCGTCCCTCGTTTATATCAAGATATCTTGTTTTAA
- a CDS encoding S66 family peptidase, whose amino-acid sequence MKANHLKKGDKVGIISPSTPAPVKFPERFKRGKAHLESMGLDLVEGRCTNKEQSYRSASIRDRAEEINEFIRDPEIKAIISTIGGMNSNSLLPYIDYKALEKHPKIIMGYSDVTALLLGIYQKTGLHTFYGPAVVPSFGEYPEMLKSGADYVKNEIFGEKKLPIHLKYLMNGQKNLSIGIHKTGQKRWLIMKGGNVSSGKASGKLIGGNLNAMFAFIGTEYFPNLNNAILFIEDSLKDMATEEDCF is encoded by the coding sequence ATGAAAGCAAATCATCTAAAAAAAGGAGATAAAGTAGGAATAATATCCCCTTCCACCCCGGCACCCGTAAAGTTCCCTGAACGTTTTAAAAGAGGCAAAGCGCATTTGGAAAGCATGGGGTTAGATTTGGTGGAAGGCCGTTGTACCAATAAGGAACAGAGTTATCGGTCAGCTAGTATCCGTGATCGAGCAGAAGAAATAAACGAATTTATCAGAGATCCAGAGATTAAAGCCATTATAAGTACGATTGGCGGGATGAATTCTAACTCTTTATTACCTTACATTGATTACAAAGCCTTAGAAAAGCACCCAAAAATTATTATGGGTTACAGCGATGTCACAGCATTGCTTTTGGGGATTTATCAAAAAACAGGCCTGCACACGTTTTATGGTCCTGCCGTTGTTCCCTCTTTTGGAGAATATCCAGAAATGCTCAAATCAGGTGCAGACTATGTTAAAAATGAAATATTTGGCGAAAAAAAGCTCCCTATACACTTGAAGTACCTGATGAATGGACAGAAGAACTTATCGATTGGCATTCACAAGACAGGGCAAAAACGATGGTTAATAATGAAGGGTGGAAATGTGTCAAGTGGCAAAGCAAGTGGGAAACTAATTGGTGGCAACTTGAATGCCATGTTTGCCTTTATAGGTACGGAGTATTTTCCGAATCTTAATAACGCCATCCTTTTTATTGAAGATTCATTAAAGGACATGGCAACAGAGGAAGATTGTTTTTAA
- a CDS encoding GNAT family N-acetyltransferase: MDVKELISEQEWEEAFPIMNQLRSHLNENEYVELVAEAREKDMYRLFALYDQGEIVAVTGFKPMITLYYGRFVWVCDLVTDTHRRSKGHGEKLLSFVHDWALENNYESIALSSGLQRYDAHRFYEEKMDYNKASYVFKRSLT, from the coding sequence ATGGATGTAAAAGAATTAATCTCTGAGCAAGAATGGGAAGAAGCTTTCCCTATTATGAATCAACTGCGTTCTCATCTTAACGAAAATGAATACGTGGAGTTGGTAGCTGAGGCGAGAGAAAAAGATATGTACCGATTGTTTGCCTTGTATGATCAAGGAGAAATCGTTGCTGTTACTGGATTCAAGCCTATGATAACCTTATACTATGGACGGTTCGTTTGGGTTTGTGACTTAGTGACTGATACTCATCGGCGTTCAAAGGGGCACGGAGAAAAGCTTCTCTCTTTCGTGCATGACTGGGCATTAGAGAATAATTATGAAAGTATTGCCCTTTCGTCAGGGTTACAACGCTACGATGCCCATCGCTTTTATGAGGAGAAAATGGATTACAACAAAGCAAGTTATGTTTTTAAAAGATCATTGACGTAA